The following proteins are encoded in a genomic region of Liolophura sinensis isolate JHLJ2023 chromosome 7, CUHK_Ljap_v2, whole genome shotgun sequence:
- the LOC135471725 gene encoding carbohydrate sulfotransferase 1-like gives MLYDIPCGIHYLVQCTRRWMKRCTAFVVLTTFVSLLCWALHSHMGNRGVMKVDPGVNPVRAVHEAKHHEAFSLKPRRKTGDEDISPAHRKPSVDNYHTVPFQLTQNVGSKDTVLKLSPNVNNIRILHQKQVPIANNNGTAPMKLITNGKKGDNDSISVKVLLLAYFRTGSTFTAELLQQTEGAFYTFEPLHALYSYYTRKSLAPTLMNGTKWNRILEGYQIPYARHLLDSLLHCHISRIDKISVVAYSKKSIILSKFRSCNQKYKTSPKDFNNVCVRDLQEDCQRAPIRVIKTIRTPMRLVRELLEADPSLKVIHLLRDPRAHTRSWMQHDGEGGKPRDKIEAICNRIRADLETRYELQKLYPGAFNEIIYEALARQPMAVLKKVYSWLEVPIQQKVINWLINSTHSQKDGTFVETFRKNSAVTAYSWTKNVKFSHVNLVNTYCRDIIAHGQFPPLNTEQELREFKGIVSRFSESSLL, from the exons ATGCTGTATGACATACCATGTGGGATACACTACCTTGTCCAGTGTACTCGGAGGTGGATGAAGCGTTGCACAGCTTTCGTCGTGTTGACCACTTTTGTCTCTCTACTGTGCTGGGCTCTACACTCACACATGG GGAATCGTGGAGTTATGAAGGTTGATCCTGGAGTGAATCCCGTTAGAGCAGTGCACGAAGCAAAACACCATGAAGCCTTTTCACTAAAGCCAAGACGAAAAACAGGGGACGAGGACATCAGTCCTGCTCATAGGAAACCAAGTGTcgacaactatcacactgtccctTTTCAGCTTACACAAAATGTGGGTAGCAAGGATACCGTCCTAAAGTTGTCGCCAAATGTAAACAATATTCGAATCCTTCACCAAAAACAGGTGCCAATTGCGAATAATAATGGTACGGCCCCAATGAAACTGATCACAAATGGGAAGAAAGGGGACAATGACAGTATTTCCGTGAAGGTCTTGTTGCTGGCCTACTTCCGCACCGGGTCGACTTTCACGGCGGAGCTTCTTCAACAAACCGAGGGCGCCTTCTACACGTTTGAACCTCTCCACGCGCTATACTCGTACTATACACGCAAGTCGCTAGCTCCCACCCTCATGAATGGCACTAAATG GAACCGCATACTCGAAGGATACCAGATACCATATGCTCGTCATCTATTAGACTCTCTGTTACATTGTCATATATCCCGTATAGACAAAATCTCCGTAGTAGCTTATTCAAAAAAATCCATCATACTTTCGAAATTTCGCTCatgtaatcaaaaatacaaaacttcGCCTAAGGACTTTAATAACGTGTGTGTTCGAGATTTACAAGAAGACTGTCAACGAGCACCAATCAGAGTCATCAAAACTATTCGAACTCCAATGAGATTGGTTCGAGAGTTACTGGAAGCCGACCCGTCCTTGAAGGTCATTCATTTACTGCGGGACCCTCGTGCCCACACTCGATCTTGGATGCAGCACGACGGTGAAGGCGGCAAGCCACGCGACAAAATTGAAGCCATATGTAACCGAATTAGAGCTGATCTGGAGACAAGGTACGAGCTCCAAAAGCTGTATCCGGGAGCTTTCAATGAGATCATTTACGAGGCCTTGGCTCGGCAACCGATGGCAGTACTGAAAAAAGTCTACAGTTGGCTAGAGGTGCCCATTCAACAAAAAGTCATAAATTGGCTTATCAACAGCACGCATAGTCAGAAAGACGGTACTTTTGTGGAAACTTTTCGAAAAAACTCCGCTGTGACGGCATATTCCTggacaaaaaatgtgaaattcagTCACGTGAATTTGGTGAACACGTATTGTCGTGATATCATCGCACACGGCCAGTTCCCTCCCTTGAATACGGAACAGGAGTTGAGGGAATTTAAAGGaatagtgtccagatttagcgaGTCGTCCTTATTATAA